Proteins from a genomic interval of Zingiber officinale cultivar Zhangliang chromosome 1B, Zo_v1.1, whole genome shotgun sequence:
- the LOC122012577 gene encoding peroxidase 5-like, whose protein sequence is MALGRGGSMWLSLAVVLCMSIAGSASEIKVGFYSDSCPKAEDIVKTELDKAFKASPGIGADLVRLHFHDCFVRGCEASILVDSTKGNIAEKESPPNETFEDEVFDVIDTIKKRLESTCKRTVSCADIIAFAARDSVVHYGGKYYSVPSGRKDGRKSLINETVDLPPPTFNLTQLTAMFARKGLNRDDLVTLSGAHTIGVAHCPSFADRLYNYSGTLKGDPSLDYVYAKKLKRECPPGNTVNEVDMDPQSSLTFDSGFYKAVTTHRGLFTSDQTLMSTYATSNKVYQYAKNPNLFKKAFATSMVKMGKIGVLTGKQGTVRANCRVINYS, encoded by the exons ATGGCTTTAGGAAGAGGAGGCTCAATGTGGCTTTCTTTGGCTGTTGTCTTGTGCATGAGCATAGCAGGCTCAGCTTCTGAGATCAAAGTAGGGTTCTACTCGGATAGTTGCCCTAAAGCTGAGGATATTGTGAAGACGGAGCTCGACAAGGCTTTTAAGGCCAGCCCTGGCATTGGCGCTGATCTCGTTCGGTTGCACTTTCATGACTGCTTTGTTCGA GGTTGCGAAGCTTCGATTCTAGTTGACTCGACAAAGGGCAACATTGCAGAGAAAGAATCACCACCGAACGAAACCTTTGAGGATGAAGTATTTGATGTGATCGATACTATCAAAAAACGTTTGGAATCTACCTGCAAAAGAACAGTCTCTTGCGCTGATATCATTGCCTTCGCGGCTAGAGACAGTGTTGTGCAT TATGGAGGAAAGTACTACAGCGTGCCATCAGGTAGAAAAGATGGAAGAAAGTCATTAATAAATGAAACGGTGGATCTCCCTCCTCCAACATTCAACCTCACTCAACTCACTGCCATGTTTGCTCGCAAAGGTCTTAACCGAGATGACCTAGTTACTCTCTCAG GAGCGCACACCATTGGGGTCGCACACTGTCCTTCTTTTGCAGACAGACTTTACAACTATAGTGGAACTCTAAAAGGTGATCCAAGTTTGGATTACGTATATGCTAAAAAGTTGAAGCGTGAATGCCCTCCAGGGAACACGGTCAATGAAGTGGATATGGACCCACAAAGTTCCCTCACCTTTGACTCTGGCTTCTATAAGGCTGTCACAACGCACCGCGGTCTCTTCACCTCAGATCAGACTTTGATGTCAACATATGCAACTTCTAACAAGGTGTATCAATATGCAAAAAACCCCAACTTGTTTAAGAAGGCGTTTGCCACATCCATGGTGAAGATGGGCAAGATTGGTGTGCTCACGGGGAAACAAGGAACCGTACGAGCCAATTGCAGAGTTATCAACTACTCTTGA
- the LOC122043628 gene encoding uncharacterized protein LOC122043628, with amino-acid sequence MSGIPQVAAKENGGVSFPYPMLSPHNYTVWAIKIEAILDAQGVWEAVEPAEGAQVDAKKDKKARAYILQCVPEDILLQIATKKTAKEVWDSLKTRYLGSDRVKKACVQTLKSEFDALRMKETETIDEFAGKLSALSSKFSTLGTMLEDSSLVKKLLDSVPDKFFPIVAGIEQFYDLESIPFEEAIGRLKAYEERTLRLRSNTNGTEGELLLTHAEWQMRQKGSNVDISSGGKGRGSSSPSRGKWRGRGRGRGRGRGTQRQDSAGGTSGNNSGTRDKRHIKCFNCEKMGHYASECYSKRRGDEAHLTCATDEEPALMMTMFHEESQRQDTILLSEERLLPEVYRGVKKGEDKDVCFKN; translated from the exons ATGTCTGGCATCCCACAAGTTGCTGCAAAGGAGAACGGCGGAGTGTCATTTCCCTATCCGATGCTAAGCCCACACAATTACACTGTGTGGGCAATCAAGATAGAGGCGATTCTTGATGCCCAGGGAGTCTGGGAGGCGGTGGAGCCAGCGGAAGGAGCCCAGGTGGATGCAAAGAAGGATAAAAAGGCACGTGCATACATCCTGCAgtgtgtccccgaagacatccttCTCCAGATCGCAACAAAGAAGACGGCGAAGGAAGTCTGGGACAGCCTCAAGACGAGGTACCTTGGTAGTGATCGGGTAAAGAAGGCATGTGTACAAACATTGAAGAGTGAGTTTGACGCTCTCCGGATGAAAGAGACCGAAacgattgatgagtttgctggcaaactcaGCGCCCTAAGCAGCAAGTTCTCCACCCTTGGTACCATGCTTGAAGATTCCTCGTTGGTAAAAAAATTGCTCGATTCTGTCCCTGATAAATTCTTTCCTATTGTTGCTGGTATTGAGCAATTCTATGACCTTGAGTCTATACCATTTGAGGAGGCTATAGGGCGACTAAAGGCGTACGAAGAACGAACGCTACGACTACGCAGCAACACCAACGGCACTGAAGGTGAGCTCCTATTAACTCATGCCGAATGGCAAATGCGACAGAAGGGGAGCAACGTGGACATTTCGTCAGGAGGAAAGGGGCGTGGGTCCAGCAGCCCTAGTCGTGGCAAATGGCGTGGGCGTGGGCGAGGGCGCGGTCGTGGTCGTGGTACACAGCGCCAAGATAGTGCAGGAGGCACTAGCGGCAACAACAGTGGCACTCGTGACAAGAGACACATAAAATGCTTCAATTGTGAGAAAATGGGGCATTATGCATCTGAATGCTACAGCAAGCGTCGTGGAgatgaggctcacctcacttgCGCCACCGATGAAGAGCCAGCACTAATGATGACCATGTTCCACGAAGAATCTCAGCGGCAGGATACCATTCTGCTCAGTGAAGAGAGGTTGCTACCGGAGGTGTACCGGGGCGTCAAGAAAGGTGAAGACAAAGACGTTTG tttcaagaactag
- the LOC122012663 gene encoding peroxidase 5-like, with amino-acid sequence MALGRGGSMWLSLAVVLCMSIAGSASEIKVGFYSDSCPKAEDIVKTELDKAFKASPGIGADLVRLHFHDCFVRGCEASILVDSTKGNIAEKESPPNETFEDEVFDVIDTIKKRLESTCKRTVSCADIIAFAARDSVVHYGGKYYSVPSGRKDGRKSLINETVDLPPPTFNLTQLTAMFARKGLNRDDLVTLSGAHTIGVAHCPSFADRLYNYSGTLKGDPSLDYVYAKKLKRECPPGNTVNEVDMDPQSSLTFDSGFYKAVTTHRGLFTSDQTLMSTSATSYKVYQYAKNPNLFKKAFAASMVKMGKIGVLTGKQGTVRANCRVINYS; translated from the exons ATGGCTTTAGGAAGAGGAGGCTCAATGTGGCTTTCTTTGGCTGTTGTCTTGTGCATGAGCATAGCAGGCTCAGCTTCTGAGATCAAAGTAGGGTTCTACTCGGATAGTTGCCCTAAAGCTGAGGATATTGTGAAGACGGAGCTCGACAAGGCTTTTAAGGCCAGCCCTGGCATTGGCGCTGATCTCGTTCGGTTGCACTTTCATGACTGCTTTGTTCGA GGTTGCGAAGCTTCGATTCTAGTTGACTCGACAAAGGGCAACATTGCAGAGAAAGAATCACCACCGAACGAAACCTTTGAGGATGAAGTATTTGATGTGATCGATACTATCAAAAAACGTTTGGAATCTACCTGCAAAAGAACAGTCTCATGCGCTGATATCATTGCCTTCGCGGCTAGAGACAGTGTTGTGCAT TATGGAGGAAAGTACTACAGCGTGCCATCAGGTAGAAAAGATGGAAGAAAGTCATTAATAAATGAAACGGTCGATCTCCCTCCTCCAACATTCAACCTCACTCAACTCACTGCCATGTTTGCTCGCAAAGGTCTTAACCGAGATGACCTAGTTACTCTCTCAG GAGCACACACCATTGGCGTCGCACACTGTCCTTCTTTTGCAGACAGACTTTACAACTATAGTGGAACTCTAAAAGGTGATCCAAGTTTGGACTACGTATATGCTAAAAAGTTGAAGCGTGAATGCCCTCCAGGGAACACGGTCAATGAAGTGGATATGGACCCACAAAGTTCCCTCACCTTTGACTCTGGCTTCTATAAGGCTGTCACAACGCACCGCGGTCTCTTCACCTCAGATCAGACTTTGATGTCAACATCTGCAACTTCTTACAAGGTGTATCAATATGCAAAAAACCCCAACTTGTTTAAGAAGGCGTTTGCCGCATCCATGGTGAAGATGGGTAAGATTGGTGTGCTCACGGGGAAACAAGGAACCGTACGAGCCAATTGCAGAGTTATCAACTACTCTTGA